A stretch of the Amycolatopsis sp. BJA-103 genome encodes the following:
- a CDS encoding CRTAC1 family protein — protein sequence MRSTLGWLRKQLAGIVALLLMAGLFVVAQLPTVSTAEADTMASKYAFEPLTIALPEAAKSQSIRTVNKEYEHIRAWISSVGAAIAVNDLDGDKLANDLCFVDPRSDQVVVTPTPGKGGDRYAPFALDAAPLPMGKYIAPMGCVPGDFNEDGRVDLLAYYWGRTPIVFLAKPSATTLATKSYVPVELVPGNNVKNGEYSGPLWNTNAATVGDFDGDGHQDIFIGNYFPDSAVLDDRVEGGVEMNKSMSHADNAGGKYIFRFTGAAPKGDQPSVTFECDDQAIPADARGGWALAVSATDVDGDNLPELYIGNDFGHDRLLYNKSTAGKTSFAEVKGVRGATEPKSKVVGNDSFKGMGVDFGDLNHDGLYDMYVSNITTSWGIEESHFQFMNTAKDTADLRGRLQGGEAPWVDRSAQAGTAWSGWGWDVKIADYNNSGESVITQATGFVKGDVNRWPQLQELATSNDELLKHPTFWPNMRAGDDVGGDHTLHFWAKSSDGRYTDLAPRLGLAVPVPTRGIATGDADGDGKLDFAVARQWEQPIFYHNVSPDSGSYLNLKLLHDIPAAAGALKAGGTAAVGAQVTVITPDGKKYIDRVDGGSGHSGKRSHEVQIGLGKVTGPVKVCVQWRDLTGQIRMQEIQLAPGSHTLQLGSQVKEK from the coding sequence ATGAGGTCGACCCTGGGCTGGCTCCGCAAGCAGCTTGCGGGCATCGTGGCGCTCTTGCTGATGGCGGGACTCTTCGTGGTGGCGCAGCTGCCGACGGTCTCCACCGCCGAGGCGGACACCATGGCCTCCAAGTACGCGTTCGAACCCTTGACGATCGCCCTGCCGGAAGCGGCGAAGAGCCAGTCGATCCGCACGGTGAACAAGGAATACGAACACATCCGAGCCTGGATCTCGTCGGTCGGCGCCGCGATCGCGGTCAACGATCTCGACGGGGACAAGCTCGCCAACGACCTGTGCTTCGTGGACCCGCGCAGCGACCAGGTGGTCGTCACCCCGACGCCGGGCAAGGGCGGCGACCGGTACGCGCCGTTCGCGCTCGACGCGGCGCCGCTGCCGATGGGCAAGTACATCGCCCCGATGGGCTGTGTGCCGGGCGACTTCAACGAGGACGGCCGGGTCGACCTGCTGGCCTACTACTGGGGCCGCACGCCGATCGTGTTCCTCGCCAAGCCTTCCGCGACCACGCTCGCCACCAAGTCCTACGTGCCGGTGGAACTGGTGCCGGGCAACAACGTCAAGAACGGCGAGTACTCGGGTCCACTGTGGAACACCAACGCCGCGACCGTCGGTGACTTCGACGGCGACGGCCACCAGGACATCTTCATCGGCAACTACTTCCCCGACAGCGCGGTCCTCGACGACCGGGTCGAGGGCGGGGTCGAGATGAACAAGTCCATGTCGCACGCCGACAACGCGGGCGGCAAGTACATCTTCCGCTTCACCGGCGCCGCCCCGAAGGGCGACCAGCCCTCGGTCACCTTCGAATGCGACGACCAGGCCATCCCGGCCGACGCCCGTGGTGGCTGGGCACTGGCGGTCAGCGCGACCGACGTCGACGGGGACAACCTGCCCGAGCTCTACATCGGTAACGACTTCGGTCACGACCGCCTGCTGTACAACAAGTCCACGGCGGGCAAGACCTCCTTCGCCGAAGTGAAGGGCGTCCGCGGCGCCACCGAACCCAAGTCGAAGGTGGTCGGCAACGACTCCTTCAAGGGCATGGGCGTCGACTTCGGCGACCTGAACCACGACGGCCTCTACGACATGTACGTCAGCAACATCACGACGTCTTGGGGCATCGAGGAAAGCCACTTCCAGTTCATGAACACCGCCAAGGACACCGCGGATCTGCGCGGCCGTCTGCAGGGCGGCGAGGCGCCGTGGGTGGACCGCAGCGCACAGGCGGGCACCGCGTGGTCCGGCTGGGGCTGGGACGTCAAGATCGCCGACTACAACAACAGCGGCGAATCGGTGATCACCCAGGCGACCGGCTTCGTCAAGGGCGACGTCAACCGCTGGCCGCAGCTGCAGGAACTGGCGACGTCCAACGACGAACTGCTCAAGCACCCCACCTTCTGGCCGAACATGCGGGCCGGTGACGACGTCGGCGGCGACCACACCCTGCACTTCTGGGCCAAGAGCTCCGACGGCCGCTACACCGACCTGGCCCCGCGCCTCGGTCTCGCGGTCCCGGTGCCCACCCGCGGTATCGCCACCGGCGACGCCGACGGTGACGGCAAGCTCGACTTCGCCGTGGCCCGCCAGTGGGAGCAGCCGATCTTCTACCACAACGTCAGCCCCGACTCGGGTTCGTACCTGAACCTGAAGCTGCTGCACGACATCCCCGCCGCGGCGGGCGCGCTGAAGGCGGGTGGCACCGCGGCCGTCGGCGCCCAGGTCACCGTCATCACCCCCGACGGCAAGAAGTACATCGACCGCGTCGACGGCGGCAGCGGCCACTCCGGCAAGCGCAGCCACGAGGTGCAGATCGGCCTCGGCAAGGTCACCGGGCCGGTGAAGGTCTGCGTGCAGTGGCGCGACCTGACCGGGCAGATCCGCATGCAGGAGATCCAGCTGGCCCCGGGTAGCCACACGCTGCAGCTCGGCTCCCAGGTGAAGGAGAAATGA
- a CDS encoding cytochrome P450, producing the protein MTTGAETTRGARLAPPGPPRRATFGLLKKLFTDRLALMSDSAGNYGDVVRIAIGPKTMYLVNHPELAKHVLADNAANYHKGIGLQEARRALGDGLLTSDGEVWKKQRRTIQPVFQPKRIARQASVVANEVEGLVKHLRDTKGPVEILHEMTGLTLGVLGKTLLDADLGGFTSLGHSFEAVQDQAMFEAVTLSMVPQWAPLKKQLRFKESRNDLRRIAEELVEQRLANPVEGGEDVLSRLIATDGTLDQMRDELITLLLAGHETTASTLGWAFHLLDEHPDVAAKLRAEADEVLGDQLPTHDDLHRLPYTARVVEEVMRLYPPVWLLPRVAQADDEIGGYHIPAGSDVVVVPYTLHRHPDFWPDPEKFDPDRFDPDRPSGRPRYAYIPFGAGPRFCIGNSLGVMEAVFVLTMVLRDLELKKLPGYEVVPEAMLSLRVRGGLPMTVHTRNRR; encoded by the coding sequence ATGACCACCGGTGCGGAAACCACCCGGGGGGCGCGTCTCGCGCCCCCCGGGCCGCCGCGCCGGGCGACCTTCGGTCTGCTGAAGAAGCTCTTCACCGACCGGCTGGCGCTCATGTCGGACTCGGCGGGGAACTACGGCGACGTCGTCCGGATCGCGATCGGTCCCAAGACGATGTACCTGGTGAACCACCCCGAGCTGGCGAAACACGTGCTCGCGGACAACGCGGCCAACTATCACAAGGGAATCGGCCTCCAGGAGGCGCGGCGGGCCCTCGGCGACGGGCTGCTCACCAGCGACGGCGAGGTCTGGAAGAAGCAGCGCCGGACGATCCAGCCGGTGTTCCAGCCCAAGCGGATCGCGCGGCAGGCCTCGGTCGTCGCGAACGAGGTCGAAGGTCTCGTGAAACACCTGCGGGACACCAAGGGACCGGTGGAGATCCTGCACGAGATGACCGGGCTGACGCTCGGGGTGCTCGGCAAGACACTGCTCGACGCGGACCTCGGCGGGTTCACCTCGCTGGGGCACTCGTTCGAAGCCGTGCAGGACCAGGCGATGTTCGAAGCGGTGACCCTGAGCATGGTCCCGCAGTGGGCCCCGCTGAAGAAACAACTGCGGTTCAAGGAATCGCGGAACGATCTCCGCCGGATCGCCGAGGAACTCGTCGAGCAGCGGCTGGCGAATCCGGTCGAGGGCGGTGAGGACGTGCTTTCGCGTCTCATCGCCACCGACGGGACCCTCGATCAGATGCGCGACGAGCTCATCACCCTGCTGCTGGCCGGGCACGAGACGACGGCGAGCACGCTGGGCTGGGCGTTCCACCTGCTCGACGAACATCCCGACGTCGCGGCGAAACTGCGCGCCGAGGCGGACGAGGTCCTCGGCGACCAGTTGCCGACGCATGACGACCTGCACCGGTTGCCCTACACGGCACGGGTGGTCGAGGAGGTCATGCGGCTGTACCCGCCGGTGTGGCTGCTGCCGCGGGTGGCGCAGGCCGACGACGAGATCGGCGGCTATCACATCCCCGCCGGCTCCGACGTCGTCGTCGTGCCCTACACGCTGCACCGCCACCCGGACTTCTGGCCGGACCCCGAGAAGTTCGACCCGGACCGGTTCGACCCGGACCGGCCGAGCGGGCGGCCCCGGTACGCCTACATCCCGTTCGGCGCCGGGCCGCGGTTCTGCATCGGCAACAGCCTCGGCGTGATGGAGGCCGTTTTCGTGCTGACGATGGTCCTGCGGGACCTCGAGCTCAAGAAGCTGCCGGGCTACGAAGTCGTACCCGAGGCGATGCTGTCGTTGCGGGTGCGCGGCGGCCTGCCGATGACCGTGCACACCAGGAACAGGAGGTAG
- a CDS encoding DUF5987 family protein, with translation MDSDEQVKVSTLEAYADTIVPGEKRFPDDHAIAGASAGAGAVVAGALELLHTEATGVTVGLPYLAQALNDHAKVYAKEHDLSLDETLPSFVALSFVDRTALVRSLTAPGHPEKDGWVSLALFCNMSFDSAAHKHTAEAIAEGHPGLLAMGYTAPDEDGLWRFPKFSYRRELAQLHPDTTPSGSPA, from the coding sequence GTGGATTCGGACGAACAGGTCAAGGTGTCCACTTTGGAGGCCTACGCGGACACGATCGTGCCGGGGGAGAAGCGGTTCCCCGACGACCACGCGATCGCCGGCGCTTCGGCGGGGGCGGGCGCGGTCGTCGCGGGCGCGCTCGAACTACTGCACACCGAGGCGACCGGGGTGACCGTCGGACTGCCCTACCTGGCGCAGGCCCTCAACGACCACGCGAAGGTCTACGCCAAGGAACACGACCTCAGCCTGGACGAGACACTGCCGTCGTTCGTCGCACTGTCCTTCGTGGACAGGACGGCGCTGGTGCGGTCGCTGACCGCGCCGGGCCATCCGGAAAAGGACGGCTGGGTCAGCCTCGCGTTGTTCTGCAACATGTCCTTCGACAGCGCGGCGCACAAGCACACCGCCGAAGCCATCGCCGAAGGCCACCCCGGCCTGCTGGCGATGGGATACACCGCGCCCGACGAGGACGGCCTGTGGCGGTTCCCGAAGTTCTCCTACCGCCGTGAACTCGCGCAACTCCACCCCGACACCACGCCCTCCGGGAGCCCCGCATGA
- a CDS encoding enediyne biosynthesis protein, producing MTVMAEQTLTAPKSNKTITALRRFAISISIFNIIGYTVLGFEQPWVYPFIALGTAYTTEILLEIIGARVQGRDVRFRGNGFKGLVEFLFPAHITGLALNMLTYVNDQVFVMIFGVVVAVGAKWVLQAPVRGRLRHYMNPSNFGITIILLVFPWASIAPPYHFTEQVDSWVGWLIVGIIMISGTVLNAMLTQRMWLIGAWLITFALQAIIRGLVFDTAIPGALGMMTGVAFVLYTNYMVTDPGTTPSKPASQVLFGSGVALAYGFFMIVHVSYGLFLATAGVCLIRGLFLWGLHFSQKATAKWEAEQAKSAEVTSLPKPAEKPETEETGAVAA from the coding sequence ATGACCGTCATGGCTGAGCAGACACTCACCGCACCGAAGAGCAACAAGACGATCACGGCCCTTCGCCGGTTCGCGATCTCGATCTCGATCTTCAACATCATCGGCTACACCGTGCTCGGTTTCGAGCAGCCGTGGGTCTATCCGTTCATCGCCCTCGGCACCGCCTACACCACGGAAATCCTGCTGGAGATCATCGGCGCACGAGTACAGGGCCGTGACGTCCGCTTCCGCGGCAACGGGTTCAAGGGACTGGTGGAGTTCCTGTTCCCCGCGCACATCACCGGTCTCGCGCTGAACATGCTGACCTACGTCAACGACCAGGTCTTCGTGATGATCTTCGGCGTGGTGGTGGCCGTCGGCGCCAAGTGGGTCCTCCAGGCCCCGGTGCGCGGCAGGCTCCGGCACTACATGAACCCGTCGAACTTCGGCATCACGATCATCCTGCTGGTGTTCCCCTGGGCGAGCATCGCGCCGCCCTACCACTTCACCGAGCAGGTCGACTCGTGGGTCGGCTGGCTGATCGTCGGCATCATCATGATCTCGGGCACCGTGCTCAACGCGATGCTGACCCAGCGGATGTGGCTGATCGGCGCCTGGCTGATCACGTTCGCGCTGCAGGCGATCATCCGTGGCCTGGTGTTCGACACCGCGATCCCCGGCGCGCTCGGGATGATGACCGGGGTGGCGTTCGTGCTCTACACGAACTACATGGTCACCGACCCCGGTACGACGCCGTCGAAGCCCGCGTCGCAGGTCCTGTTCGGTTCGGGTGTGGCGCTGGCCTACGGGTTCTTCATGATCGTCCACGTCTCGTACGGCCTGTTCCTCGCCACCGCGGGGGTCTGCCTGATCCGCGGCCTGTTCCTGTGGGGCCTGCACTTCTCGCAGAAGGCCACCGCGAAGTGGGAGGCCGAGCAGGCGAAGTCGGCCGAGGTCACGAGCCTGCCCAAACCGGCCGAGAAGCCGGAAACCGAAGAAACCGGGGCCGTGGCGGCATGA
- a CDS encoding DUF1702 family protein: protein MGNGWRTFRRRMITPDVSETSLDKRGFHKKSPAAQELLETVGEKFLLGYAHAVEARTVEQAEEWLESIPVKYRGFAYEGAGMGYGMLDGLPGGGRGHIADFLAGPGEKHDYIIYVGVGWAMARLPRFRWPSAEDFDPLLRWLVLDGYGFHQAYFKTAKYIDGQFQDPDFNWPAGNNGYSLRAIDQGIGRALWFICGTDVDLVTEAIARFPERRHGDLYAGVGLASTYACGVTSDELLKLAEFAGEHRGNLAQGSAFAAEARVRAGLLIPETEVATQAICGLPAERAAAITQEVRPAVVRDGELPHFETWRQHIAAEVLTSGGAGK from the coding sequence TTGGGCAATGGTTGGCGCACGTTCAGACGTCGCATGATCACACCGGATGTCTCCGAGACGTCGCTGGACAAGCGGGGTTTCCACAAGAAAAGCCCAGCCGCTCAAGAATTGCTGGAGACCGTCGGTGAGAAATTCCTGCTCGGCTACGCGCACGCTGTCGAAGCGCGCACCGTCGAGCAGGCGGAAGAATGGCTCGAAAGTATTCCGGTGAAATACCGCGGCTTCGCCTACGAGGGCGCGGGAATGGGGTACGGAATGCTGGACGGGCTGCCGGGAGGCGGCCGCGGGCACATCGCGGACTTCCTCGCCGGTCCCGGCGAGAAACACGACTACATCATCTACGTCGGTGTCGGCTGGGCGATGGCGCGGCTGCCGCGTTTCCGCTGGCCGTCCGCCGAGGACTTCGACCCGTTGCTGCGCTGGCTGGTGCTCGACGGGTACGGCTTCCACCAGGCCTACTTCAAGACCGCCAAGTACATCGACGGCCAGTTCCAGGACCCGGACTTCAACTGGCCCGCCGGCAACAACGGGTATTCGCTGCGGGCGATCGACCAGGGCATCGGCCGGGCGCTGTGGTTCATCTGCGGTACCGACGTCGATCTGGTCACCGAGGCGATCGCGAGATTCCCCGAGCGGCGTCACGGGGATCTCTACGCCGGTGTCGGGCTCGCTTCGACCTACGCGTGCGGTGTCACCTCCGACGAGCTGCTGAAGCTGGCCGAGTTCGCCGGTGAACACCGGGGGAACCTGGCACAGGGCAGCGCTTTCGCCGCCGAGGCCCGCGTCCGGGCCGGGCTGCTGATCCCCGAGACCGAGGTCGCCACGCAGGCGATCTGCGGGCTGCCGGCCGAACGCGCCGCGGCCATCACCCAGGAAGTTCGCCCCGCCGTGGTCCGCGACGGTGAGCTCCCGCATTTCGAAACCTGGCGACAGCACATCGCCGCCGAGGTACTCACTTCTGGAGGTGCAGGCAAATGA
- a CDS encoding carboxymuconolactone decarboxylase family protein, whose protein sequence is MTPKVVQLALRRSLREVRHVRPVPAGRATGLVRDVYRQVERDFGMLAPPVALHSPSPPVLAAVWSMLRESLVAEGETSRADREIVATLVSQGNSCPYCVEVHGMALDSLGHSSVASSIAAGRAVADPRATASSAAARAELTAVAFSFHYLNRVVSVFLGPSPLPPSVPDSARSKAKSVLGRFLKPVSGASPGLSLDFLPAGSQDFAWAAGNPVVGDAFSRASSAFASLTISPAVRDVVLRELSTWDGSPPGLSRSWVDSVDEPVARLALVVAKAAYQVDDALVAAAGLADRELIELVGWSAFAAAQRCVAVSAPVVD, encoded by the coding sequence ATGACACCGAAAGTGGTGCAACTCGCCTTGAGGCGGTCTCTACGCGAGGTCCGGCACGTCCGGCCGGTTCCGGCCGGCCGGGCGACCGGGCTCGTGCGCGACGTCTACCGCCAGGTGGAACGGGACTTCGGCATGCTGGCGCCGCCGGTCGCGCTGCATTCGCCGTCCCCTCCCGTGCTCGCGGCGGTCTGGTCGATGCTGAGGGAATCACTGGTGGCGGAGGGGGAGACGAGCCGGGCGGACCGGGAGATCGTCGCGACCCTGGTGTCGCAGGGGAATTCGTGCCCCTATTGCGTCGAAGTCCACGGGATGGCGCTGGACTCGCTCGGGCACTCTTCAGTGGCTTCGTCCATCGCCGCGGGTCGTGCTGTGGCGGATCCGCGGGCCACGGCGTCCTCCGCCGCGGCGCGGGCCGAGCTGACCGCGGTCGCGTTCTCGTTCCACTACCTGAACCGGGTGGTGAGCGTGTTCCTCGGGCCGTCGCCGCTGCCTCCGTCCGTGCCGGATTCCGCGCGTTCCAAGGCGAAGTCCGTGCTCGGCCGGTTCCTGAAGCCGGTCTCGGGCGCTTCTCCGGGGCTCTCTTTGGACTTCCTGCCCGCCGGGTCGCAGGATTTCGCCTGGGCCGCGGGAAATCCGGTCGTAGGGGATGCGTTCTCGCGTGCCTCGTCGGCCTTCGCATCGTTGACGATCTCTCCTGCCGTGCGGGATGTCGTCCTCCGGGAGTTGTCCACTTGGGACGGTTCGCCGCCGGGGCTGAGCCGGTCTTGGGTGGATTCCGTCGATGAACCGGTCGCCCGGCTGGCCCTGGTGGTCGCGAAGGCGGCTTATCAGGTGGACGACGCTTTGGTCGCCGCCGCGGGCCTGGCCGATCGAGAGCTGATCGAGCTCGTGGGGTGGTCGGCCTTCGCCGCCGCGCAACGATGCGTCGCCGTCTCCGCGCCAGTAGTCGACTGA
- a CDS encoding GMC family oxidoreductase, translated as MNAYDKTDVVIVGSGFGGSIPAYHLAAGGAKVTVLERGPWLETKDFEHDYLLGSSYTRAFDFVVGDGMSVLGGNCVGGGSVVYFAAMPRAPKFVFERHGSIGRRMWPSALTRDSLEPWYDRVSDSLPVSKQDWNDVSYAGGLWAAFCDHSGRTANPAPVAVDNDRCVNCNFMMAGCRFDAKRSLLTNYLPAALAHGAKIRPLHEVQRIERIDDGDYRVHFNIVDDTDYRAQTGSGTIDAKVVIIAAGAGATPVILQRSESALGTMPHAVGRYFSGNGERLNTAIIDEERVREVLGLSREDGKVYEANHIGKGPTVANWDKLDGSLPEYERYSLEQLYFPPGLGTILAQVPDGDEPRWFGTQKKEILKQWASWLTIFLMTEDDNEGVFGAPPPTGNAYRISQQMLGRGPLKYDPTPNTLHGWALADAECKEILEKDGLAKVSPWTNDVVGAYTVHPLASCRIGDDPETSALHPNHELRNHPGIFVTDSASVPGALTVNPAMTIAALAERSVPGIVRALQARGVDVTYGAPAPDGSITGRRAVSKLSLVAGS; from the coding sequence ATGAACGCGTACGACAAGACCGACGTCGTCATCGTCGGCAGCGGGTTCGGTGGCTCCATCCCCGCCTACCACTTGGCCGCGGGCGGGGCCAAGGTCACCGTGCTGGAACGTGGTCCGTGGCTGGAGACGAAGGACTTCGAGCACGACTACCTGCTCGGTTCGTCCTACACCCGCGCGTTCGACTTCGTCGTCGGCGACGGGATGAGCGTGCTGGGCGGGAACTGCGTCGGCGGCGGCAGCGTGGTGTACTTCGCCGCGATGCCGCGGGCACCGAAGTTCGTCTTCGAGCGGCACGGCAGCATCGGCAGGCGCATGTGGCCGTCGGCGCTGACGAGGGACTCGCTGGAACCTTGGTACGACCGGGTTTCGGATTCGCTCCCGGTGTCCAAACAGGACTGGAACGACGTCTCGTACGCCGGCGGCCTGTGGGCCGCGTTCTGCGACCACTCGGGGCGGACCGCCAACCCGGCGCCGGTCGCGGTGGACAACGACCGCTGTGTGAACTGCAACTTCATGATGGCGGGCTGCCGGTTCGACGCGAAACGCTCGCTGCTGACCAACTACCTGCCCGCCGCGCTCGCGCACGGCGCGAAGATCCGGCCGCTGCACGAGGTCCAGCGGATCGAGCGGATCGACGACGGCGACTACCGCGTGCACTTCAACATCGTCGACGACACGGACTACCGGGCGCAGACCGGCAGCGGGACGATCGACGCGAAGGTCGTCATCATCGCGGCGGGCGCCGGGGCGACCCCGGTGATCCTGCAGCGCTCCGAGTCGGCGCTGGGCACCATGCCGCACGCGGTCGGCCGGTACTTCTCGGGCAACGGTGAGCGGCTCAACACCGCGATCATCGACGAGGAGCGGGTGCGCGAGGTGCTCGGCCTGTCCCGTGAGGACGGGAAGGTCTACGAGGCCAACCACATCGGCAAGGGCCCGACCGTGGCGAACTGGGACAAACTCGACGGTTCGCTGCCGGAGTACGAGCGATACTCGCTGGAACAGCTGTACTTCCCGCCCGGGCTCGGCACGATCCTCGCGCAGGTGCCGGACGGCGACGAACCGCGCTGGTTCGGTACGCAGAAGAAGGAGATCCTCAAGCAGTGGGCCTCCTGGCTGACCATCTTCCTGATGACCGAGGACGACAACGAGGGCGTCTTCGGCGCGCCGCCGCCCACCGGCAACGCCTACCGCATCTCACAGCAGATGCTCGGCCGCGGCCCGCTGAAGTACGACCCGACGCCGAACACCCTGCACGGCTGGGCACTGGCCGACGCGGAGTGCAAGGAGATCCTCGAGAAGGACGGCCTGGCGAAGGTGTCGCCGTGGACCAACGACGTCGTCGGCGCGTACACCGTGCACCCGCTGGCGTCCTGCCGGATCGGTGACGACCCGGAGACCTCGGCGCTGCACCCGAACCACGAACTCCGCAATCACCCCGGGATCTTCGTGACCGACAGCGCTTCCGTGCCGGGCGCGCTGACGGTGAACCCGGCGATGACGATCGCGGCGCTGGCCGAACGTTCGGTGCCGGGCATCGTGCGGGCGCTGCAGGCTCGCGGCGTCGACGTCACCTACGGCGCCCCGGCCCCGGACGGTTCCATCACCGGGCGGCGAGCGGTCAGCAAACTGTCACTGGTCGCCGGGAGCTGA
- a CDS encoding helix-turn-helix domain-containing protein has protein sequence MQLRTVATAANEKGVIESGRLIEPASPLQPAVLQAISAMHARYFEPITLGNLASEVFVSPFHFSRIFTKATGVTPGRYLTAIRLFEAKRLLLTTSLTVSDIVCSVGYSSVGTFTSRFTRAVGMTPTQYRDPEVGKLLVALAPHFQRLPTLEALHSAGMGCATMRSGTGTISVRVETPRGAGPASVLIGLFAESIPQCGPVAFGGRANVLCADIEIQNVPEGRWTVIAVAEHAAGTAASSFSVGTLPARVDITRFGRVHLRMPMRTPLPTDAPMAITLAGGPASSGNRMTVPAPGYLRAVA, from the coding sequence ATGCAGCTACGAACAGTCGCCACGGCGGCGAACGAGAAAGGCGTCATCGAATCCGGTCGGCTCATCGAGCCGGCGTCCCCCCTGCAACCCGCGGTGCTGCAGGCCATCTCAGCGATGCACGCGAGGTATTTCGAACCGATCACCTTGGGCAACCTGGCATCCGAAGTCTTCGTCAGCCCGTTCCACTTCTCGCGGATTTTCACCAAGGCGACCGGGGTGACCCCCGGTCGGTACCTCACCGCGATCCGGCTCTTCGAAGCGAAACGACTGCTGCTGACGACCTCGCTGACGGTGTCGGACATCGTGTGCAGCGTCGGCTACAGCAGTGTCGGCACGTTCACCAGCCGCTTCACCCGTGCGGTCGGGATGACCCCGACCCAGTACCGCGACCCCGAGGTCGGCAAGCTGCTCGTGGCGCTGGCCCCGCATTTCCAGCGCCTCCCCACCCTGGAGGCGTTGCACAGCGCCGGAATGGGCTGCGCCACGATGCGCAGCGGTACCGGCACGATCAGCGTGCGCGTCGAGACCCCGCGCGGGGCGGGCCCGGCGAGTGTCCTCATCGGACTGTTCGCCGAGTCGATCCCGCAGTGCGGCCCGGTCGCGTTCGGCGGCAGGGCCAACGTCCTGTGCGCGGACATCGAGATCCAGAACGTCCCTGAAGGCCGGTGGACCGTCATCGCGGTCGCCGAGCACGCCGCGGGGACGGCGGCCTCTTCGTTCTCCGTCGGCACCCTTCCCGCTCGCGTCGACATCACCCGGTTCGGCCGGGTCCACCTGCGGATGCCGATGCGCACCCCGCTGCCGACCGACGCCCCGATGGCGATCACCCTGGCGGGCGGGCCCGCTTCGTCCGGCAACCGGATGACCGTGCCCGCTCCCGGCTACCTCCGTGCGGTGGCCTGA